One genomic region from Myripristis murdjan chromosome 7, fMyrMur1.1, whole genome shotgun sequence encodes:
- the LOC115361688 gene encoding uncharacterized protein LOC115361688 isoform X2, with protein MPPPHPDHDYTQVSLSVEEQLEEAISTIGDQSKLIARLQEEFSLVQFHENDNIMFFTGFQDYNTLRAVFRALQPTAENMARWSETQQAPEDILLQGFLVPKLTLFDQFLLFLCRLRQGFPEQDLAICFNVSLSAVSKICVTWTSFLYFLLGSLPIWLSRQAVNELMPACFQNSFPRTRVILHCTEIHIQRPCSKVLIHNKGKSTFKALVGIAPSGEVTFVSDLYTGSVSEEEIIRESGILDLLEEGDEVMADEGFLIEDILTEKKVSIVVPPSLKPRPHVSPEEARHAQTIARLGILVERAIRRVREYHIFDGILPATLVGSVQQLWTVCALLSNFQCPAFE; from the coding sequence ATGCCACCTCCACACCCTGATCATGATTACACTCAAGTCTCTCTGTCAGTGGAAGAACAACTTGAAGAAGCCATCAGCACCATCGGGGATCAGTCGAAATTAATTGCAAGGCTTCAAGAGGAGTTCTCTCTTGTACAATTCCACGAGAATGATAACATAATGTTTTTTACAGGTTTTCAAGATTACAACACACTTAGAGCTGTATTTAGGGCCTTACAGCCCACTGCAGAGAACATGGCCAGATGGAGTGAGACACAGCAAGCTCCTGAAGATATCCTGCTACAGGGATTTCTTGTTCCAAAGTTGACTCTCTTTGATCAGTTCTTGCTTTTTCTCTGTCGCCTGAGGCAAGGGTTTCCTGAGCAGGACCTTGCCATCTGCTTCAATGTGTCACTGTCAGCAGTCAGCAAGATATGTGTGACCTGGACCAGcttcttgtattttctgttaGGCTCACTTCCCATTTGGCTTTCCAGACAAGCTGTAAATGAACTCATGCCAGCATGTTTCCAAAACTCCTTTCCACGAACAAGAGTGATACTGCACTGTACTGAAATCCATATACAGAGACCCTGTTCAAAAGTTCTTATTCACAACAAAGGCAAGAGCACGTTTAAGGCCCTCGTTGGCATCGCTCCATCCGGTGAGGTGACATTTGTTAGTGACCTGTATACAGGTTCAGTATCTGAGGAAGAGATCATTAGAGAGTCAGGAATCCTAGACTTGCTTGAAGAAGGCGATGAGGTTATGGCAGATGAAGGCTTTCTGATCGAGGACAtcctcactgaaaaaaaagtctccattGTGGTTCCACCCTCTTTAAAGCCAAGACCACATGTTAGCCCAGAAGAGGCGAGACATGCACAAACAATAGCTAGACTTGGCATTCTTGTTGAGCGGGCCATCAGGAGGGTCAGAGAGTACCACATATTTGATGGGATTTTACCTGCAACACTGGTGGGCTCTGTTCAACAGCTGTGGACTGTGTGTGCCCTCCTGAGCAACTTTCAGTGCCCTGCATTTGAATAG